A genomic region of Chaetodon auriga isolate fChaAug3 chromosome 11, fChaAug3.hap1, whole genome shotgun sequence contains the following coding sequences:
- the prorsd1 gene encoding prolyl-tRNA synthetase associated domain-containing protein 1 isoform X1, translating to MSGDLRAELEKFLETLNIQTSCVDHPPVFTVEEMMPHLQDVSGAVTKNLFLKDKKKKGLWLVSARHDRQVNLNDLAKKLGVGSGNLRFADEAAMLEKLKVGQGCATALALLFDKDQSVKFVLDQDLVKGGHEMVYFHPMTNAATMGLRPDDLLRFLKETGHEPILESFE from the exons ATGTCTGGAGATCTGCGGGCAGAGCTGGAGAAATTTCTGGAGACGTTAAACATCCAGACGAGCTGCGTGGATCACCCGCCG GTGTTCACGGTGGAGGAGATGATGCCTCACCTGCAGGACGTGAGCGGAGCCGTCACTAAGAACCTCTTCctgaaggacaagaagaagaaaggccTGTGGTTGGTGTCCGCTCGCCACGACCGCCAG gtgAACCTCAACGACCTCGCCAAGAAGCTTGGCGTCGGCAGCGGCAACCTGCGCTTCGCGGATGAGGCGGCCATGTTGGAGAAGCTCAAG GTGGGTCAGGGCTGTGCGACGGCGCTCGCTCTGCTCTTCGATAAGGACCAGAGTGTGAAGTTCGTCCTGGACCAGGACCTGGTGAAGGGAGGCCACGAGATGGTCTACTTCCACCCCATGACCAACGCCGCCACCATGGGACTCCGACCAGACGACCTGCTGCGCTTCCTCAAGGAGACGGGACACGAACCCATCCTGGAGAGCTTCGAGTAG
- the prorsd1 gene encoding prolyl-tRNA synthetase associated domain-containing protein 1 isoform X2: MMPHLQDVSGAVTKNLFLKDKKKKGLWLVSARHDRQVNLNDLAKKLGVGSGNLRFADEAAMLEKLKVGQGCATALALLFDKDQSVKFVLDQDLVKGGHEMVYFHPMTNAATMGLRPDDLLRFLKETGHEPILESFE; encoded by the exons ATGATGCCTCACCTGCAGGACGTGAGCGGAGCCGTCACTAAGAACCTCTTCctgaaggacaagaagaagaaaggccTGTGGTTGGTGTCCGCTCGCCACGACCGCCAG gtgAACCTCAACGACCTCGCCAAGAAGCTTGGCGTCGGCAGCGGCAACCTGCGCTTCGCGGATGAGGCGGCCATGTTGGAGAAGCTCAAG GTGGGTCAGGGCTGTGCGACGGCGCTCGCTCTGCTCTTCGATAAGGACCAGAGTGTGAAGTTCGTCCTGGACCAGGACCTGGTGAAGGGAGGCCACGAGATGGTCTACTTCCACCCCATGACCAACGCCGCCACCATGGGACTCCGACCAGACGACCTGCTGCGCTTCCTCAAGGAGACGGGACACGAACCCATCCTGGAGAGCTTCGAGTAG